From Thalassotalea euphylliae, the proteins below share one genomic window:
- the pspA gene encoding phage shock protein PspA, with protein MGVFSRFTDIINSNINALLDKAEDPEKMVRLIIQEMEDTLVEVRSSSAKTLADKKELARQISRYEKDAEQWQEKAELALSKGREDLARAALIEKKKSSDNAEALTDELAHVEEHISKLQGEISQLQDKLADAKARQKAIIMREKTASSRLKVKRNIDSDKVEDALSRFDRYERKIDDLEAQVEAHDLGSKSLADEIAELEDDENIDDELAQLKAKLNSKDKK; from the coding sequence ATGGGTGTTTTTTCACGATTTACCGACATCATTAATTCTAATATTAATGCGTTGTTAGACAAGGCTGAAGATCCAGAAAAAATGGTGCGCCTGATTATTCAGGAAATGGAAGATACCTTAGTTGAGGTTCGCTCTAGCTCGGCAAAAACGCTGGCAGACAAAAAGGAATTAGCGCGTCAAATCAGTCGTTATGAAAAAGATGCAGAGCAATGGCAAGAAAAAGCGGAATTAGCCTTGAGCAAAGGCCGCGAAGACTTAGCCCGAGCTGCGTTAATTGAAAAGAAAAAGAGCAGCGACAATGCAGAAGCGTTAACTGATGAGCTGGCGCATGTTGAAGAGCACATCAGCAAGTTGCAAGGTGAGATTTCACAGCTTCAAGACAAGCTAGCCGATGCTAAAGCACGTCAAAAAGCGATCATCATGCGCGAGAAAACGGCGAGCTCTCGTTTGAAGGTTAAGCGTAATATCGATAGCGACAAGGTCGAAGACGCCTTGAGCCGATTCGACCGCTATGAGCGTAAAATCGATGATTTAGAAGCTCAAGTAGAGGCACATGATTTAGGCAGCAAGTCGCTTGCTGATGAAATCGCCGAACTTGAAGACGATGAAAATATCGATGATGAATTAGCGCAATTAAAAGCTAAGCTTAATAGCAAAGACAAGAAGTAA
- the pspF gene encoding phage shock protein operon transcriptional activator: MARFSQQDNLIGQSNSFLEVLEQISQIAPLSKPVLIIGERGTGKELVAARLHYLSKRWEQNYLKLNCAALNENLLESELFGYESGAFTGANKRHEGRFERADKGTLFLDEIANTSGLIQEKLLRVVEYGEFERVGGSRTIKTDARLIAATNEDLPSLAERGEFRADLLDRLAFDVITLPPLRERMEDILVLAEHFAINMARELEFELFSGFTEKAKRALLEYHWPGNIRELKNVVERSVYRCNNPHLPVHELVIDPFESPYRPTTRVKTQDRVVERPEVSDSKDLNTAQESDTIVSTQPVQQLHAEITPNFPLSLKNLSQDYEIKLIKSALANCQYNQKKTADALELTYHQLRGYLKKYNLLDGSNLDDA; encoded by the coding sequence ATGGCGCGCTTTAGTCAACAAGATAATTTGATAGGACAATCAAACAGTTTTTTGGAAGTATTGGAGCAAATTTCTCAAATAGCGCCACTGAGTAAACCTGTGTTAATTATTGGCGAACGCGGTACGGGTAAAGAGCTAGTCGCAGCCCGCTTACATTACCTTTCTAAGCGCTGGGAGCAGAACTATTTAAAGCTCAACTGCGCGGCGCTGAATGAAAATTTATTAGAGAGCGAACTGTTTGGTTATGAAAGTGGCGCATTCACTGGTGCTAATAAACGCCATGAAGGTCGCTTTGAGCGCGCCGACAAGGGCACGTTGTTTTTAGATGAAATAGCTAATACTTCTGGCTTAATTCAAGAAAAGCTGTTGCGCGTTGTTGAATACGGCGAGTTTGAACGCGTGGGTGGCTCGCGTACCATTAAAACCGATGCCCGATTAATCGCGGCAACCAACGAAGACTTGCCTAGCCTAGCCGAGCGCGGCGAGTTTCGCGCCGACTTACTCGATCGCTTAGCATTTGATGTCATTACCTTGCCGCCGCTACGCGAGCGAATGGAAGACATTTTGGTGCTGGCTGAGCATTTTGCCATCAACATGGCGCGTGAATTAGAGTTTGAGCTATTCAGTGGTTTTACTGAAAAAGCCAAACGCGCCTTGCTCGAATATCATTGGCCGGGCAATATTCGCGAGTTAAAAAATGTGGTCGAGCGCAGCGTTTATCGCTGTAACAACCCGCATTTACCTGTACATGAGCTAGTTATCGATCCCTTTGAATCTCCTTATCGTCCAACAACGCGCGTAAAAACACAAGACAGAGTCGTTGAACGACCAGAAGTCAGTGATAGCAAGGACTTAAATACCGCGCAGGAGTCAGATACAATAGTGTCAACTCAACCAGTACAACAACTGCACGCTGAGATAACGCCTAACTTCCCGCTGTCGTTAAAAAATTTATCACAGGATTATGAGATCAAATTGATCAAGTCAGCACTGGCAAATTGCCAGTATAATCAAAAGAAAACCGCCGACGCATTAGAGCTGACCTATCACCAGTTGCGTGGCTATTTGAAGAAATACAATTTACTCGATGGAAGTAATCTCGATGACGCTTAA
- a CDS encoding ABC transporter substrate-binding protein, with the protein MTLNRWLSAGLTACLALLTGCEIENQTIAQNSLVYCAEGSPASFNPQTDTSGTTIDAIANQLYDRLIRFNDDNSIAPALAKSWHLTRDGKMITFYLRKDVTFHNTDYFTPTRNFNADDVVFSFQRILNSEHPFHAVSGGKYPFFQNVQFSQIVKDIEKINDHTVRFKLHEANSSFLANLATDYAVILSQEYGQQLLAQNRAAEIDTKPIGTGPFKLQAYQAGTLLRYYRHENYWHNEVKLKQLVYDITASDTGRLTKLLTNECDVIAYPIAPHKIKENPNLIVEEVTAFNIGYLGFNTQKPPFNDALVRRAIAHAINKEAIISAIYGEQGEIAHSMLPTSSWAHDSSITPLEYSLDRAQELLDEAGYEDGLSFDIWAMPVQRSYNPNALTMAKLIQADLSQIGVKVDIVSYEWSTFLRRVGQGEHQSVLLGWSADHPDPDNFLTPLLSCNSAETGSNRAFWCDQEFDSLLKLALKTDNINQRKSLYLQAQAIFQRDLPLLPIAHSKRFQARNDQVKGQILSSFGGINFAEVSKL; encoded by the coding sequence ATGACGCTTAACCGCTGGCTCAGTGCAGGATTAACCGCCTGCTTGGCATTGCTAACCGGCTGTGAAATAGAAAACCAAACCATTGCGCAAAACAGTTTAGTGTATTGCGCAGAAGGCTCGCCGGCTTCGTTTAATCCACAAACTGACACCTCTGGTACAACGATAGATGCCATTGCGAACCAGCTTTACGATCGTCTCATTCGCTTTAATGACGACAATAGTATTGCCCCAGCGCTAGCAAAATCATGGCATTTAACCCGCGATGGCAAGATGATCACTTTCTATTTGCGCAAAGATGTGACGTTTCACAATACCGATTACTTTACCCCAACGCGCAACTTTAACGCCGATGATGTCGTCTTTAGTTTCCAGCGAATTTTGAACAGCGAACACCCATTTCACGCAGTCTCAGGTGGCAAGTATCCATTTTTCCAAAACGTGCAGTTTAGCCAGATTGTCAAAGATATTGAGAAAATTAACGACCACACAGTGCGATTCAAGTTACATGAAGCCAATAGTTCATTTCTTGCCAACTTAGCAACTGATTATGCGGTGATTTTGTCACAGGAATATGGTCAGCAATTGCTGGCACAAAATAGAGCTGCCGAGATCGACACTAAACCCATTGGTACTGGCCCCTTCAAATTACAAGCTTACCAAGCAGGTACATTGCTGCGCTACTACCGCCACGAAAATTACTGGCACAATGAGGTAAAGCTTAAACAGCTCGTTTACGACATTACCGCCAGCGACACGGGTCGGCTAACCAAATTGCTCACCAATGAGTGTGATGTTATTGCCTACCCTATTGCCCCACATAAAATTAAAGAAAACCCGAACCTAATTGTTGAGGAAGTGACGGCGTTTAACATTGGTTACCTTGGCTTTAACACACAAAAACCCCCGTTTAACGATGCACTCGTCAGACGTGCCATCGCTCATGCAATCAACAAGGAAGCCATTATTAGCGCCATTTATGGTGAACAGGGAGAAATAGCACATTCGATGCTTCCGACCAGTTCTTGGGCGCACGACAGCTCGATTACTCCTCTGGAATACAGCTTAGATAGAGCGCAAGAACTACTGGATGAAGCGGGTTACGAAGACGGGCTAAGTTTTGATATTTGGGCAATGCCTGTGCAACGTTCATACAACCCCAATGCGCTGACAATGGCAAAGTTAATTCAAGCTGATTTAAGTCAAATCGGTGTCAAAGTGGATATTGTATCTTATGAGTGGTCGACATTTTTACGTAGAGTCGGGCAAGGAGAGCACCAATCGGTGCTGTTGGGTTGGAGTGCTGACCACCCAGACCCAGATAATTTCTTAACACCACTGCTTAGCTGTAACAGCGCAGAAACCGGCAGTAATCGCGCTTTTTGGTGTGATCAGGAGTTTGATAGTTTGTTAAAGCTAGCGCTAAAAACCGATAACATTAATCAACGAAAGAGCCTTTACTTGCAAGCACAGGCAATTTTTCAACGAGACTTACCCTTACTGCCTATCGCTCACTCAAAACGCTTTCAGGCAAGAAATGATCAAGTGAAAGGGCAAATTTTAAGTTCATTTGGCGGTATCAACTTTGCTGAGGTCAGTAAGCTGTAA
- a CDS encoding ABC transporter permease, with product MLIFTLRKLNLFIFTMLLLTLLSFSLSFLFPGDQLINLTGQLNATDEMRLTLAQEYDHSSSVFWQYLAYLGHILNGELGLSMTNQANIANEILRLLPATIELSLFAFVLATVIGIPLGFIAAIRHHKPTDHAILAFAMIGYSIPVFWLGLLAILTFSIQLGWLPSGGQISLLYEIERTTGFMLIDILLSNSPYKWQALQNNFAHMILPALVIAAAPATVFIRLARTAMLEVLQTSYIKATRAKGLSFSQIIFRHAIRNALIKVIQHIGLQFANLVTLAMITEVIFNWPGIGRWLIESIYQRDYTAIQSGLLVLSSFIFLVHIITDYTYAALNPLARGAKYGSR from the coding sequence ATGTTAATCTTTACTTTGCGAAAGCTTAACTTGTTCATTTTTACCATGTTATTGCTCACATTGTTGAGCTTTAGCTTATCGTTTTTGTTCCCCGGCGACCAACTCATCAATCTGACTGGCCAACTGAACGCAACCGACGAAATGCGTTTAACATTAGCGCAAGAGTATGACCATAGCAGCAGCGTGTTTTGGCAGTACTTAGCTTATCTAGGCCATATTCTCAACGGCGAACTAGGGCTTTCAATGACCAACCAAGCCAACATAGCGAATGAGATATTGCGCTTGCTACCCGCAACAATAGAGCTGAGCTTATTTGCTTTTGTGCTGGCAACAGTTATTGGTATTCCACTTGGCTTTATCGCCGCTATTCGCCATCACAAACCGACCGACCATGCTATTTTGGCGTTTGCCATGATAGGTTATTCCATCCCGGTCTTTTGGTTGGGTCTGCTTGCGATTCTTACTTTTTCAATTCAGTTAGGCTGGTTACCATCAGGTGGGCAAATCAGTTTACTTTACGAGATTGAGCGCACAACGGGCTTTATGCTGATTGATATCTTGTTGAGTAATAGCCCTTACAAATGGCAAGCCTTACAAAACAATTTTGCCCATATGATATTACCTGCACTGGTGATTGCTGCGGCACCTGCGACCGTATTTATTCGATTAGCTCGCACCGCCATGCTGGAAGTACTGCAAACCAGCTATATCAAAGCAACCAGAGCCAAAGGACTAAGTTTTAGCCAAATTATCTTTCGACATGCCATTCGTAACGCATTAATCAAAGTCATTCAGCACATAGGTTTACAGTTTGCTAACTTGGTCACTTTGGCCATGATCACCGAAGTCATTTTCAACTGGCCTGGGATTGGTCGGTGGTTGATTGAGAGTATTTATCAACGCGATTACACCGCCATTCAAAGTGGCCTATTGGTACTTTCCAGCTTTATCTTCTTGGTTCATATCATCACCGATTACACCTATGCAGCACTTAACCCACTAGCCCGTGGAGCAAAATATGGCTCGCGATAA
- a CDS encoding ABC transporter permease subunit, with protein MARDKIYQEEEFPSPLVQLWQVFRKTPLILVGLGAFSFLIILAIFSPLLAPHSSVESNVAMAMLPPAWDDSGNVSYLLGTDDLGRDMLSRLMHGTSLTFGLSFIVVIIALVIGVFIGALSALTKGIKSSFLSHFLDVVLSIPSLLLAIIIVAILGPGLSNTLWAVVMVLIPQFVHITRTAVQEEFAKDYVLASKLDGASSLRILHYSVLPNIIEKIISQATFAQSAAILDIAALGFLGLGAPIPLPEWGAMLASGFDLFYIAPWTVYLPGLAILFAVVATNLVGEGLRHAIKQRVQN; from the coding sequence ATGGCTCGCGATAAAATCTACCAAGAAGAAGAGTTTCCATCACCACTAGTGCAGTTATGGCAGGTATTTCGCAAAACGCCATTGATTTTAGTGGGGCTTGGCGCTTTTTCATTTTTAATTATTTTAGCGATTTTTTCTCCGTTACTCGCACCGCATTCCTCCGTTGAAAGTAATGTTGCAATGGCCATGTTGCCGCCTGCTTGGGATGATAGCGGTAACGTATCTTACTTATTGGGCACTGACGATCTAGGCCGAGATATGCTTTCTCGGCTGATGCATGGAACGTCACTCACTTTTGGTTTGAGCTTTATTGTGGTGATCATAGCGTTAGTGATTGGTGTATTTATTGGTGCCCTCTCCGCGCTGACCAAAGGTATCAAATCCAGTTTTCTCAGTCACTTTCTCGACGTGGTGTTATCCATTCCGTCATTGCTTTTAGCCATTATTATCGTCGCAATTTTGGGGCCAGGTCTTAGCAACACCTTGTGGGCTGTGGTGATGGTGCTAATTCCTCAGTTTGTTCACATCACCAGAACGGCAGTACAGGAAGAGTTTGCCAAAGACTATGTACTTGCCTCAAAGCTTGATGGCGCAAGCTCACTGCGAATTTTACATTACTCAGTATTACCTAATATTATTGAAAAAATTATTAGCCAAGCGACCTTTGCACAATCTGCTGCCATACTCGATATCGCCGCACTGGGCTTTTTAGGACTTGGTGCCCCCATTCCATTGCCGGAATGGGGCGCTATGCTCGCCAGTGGTTTCGACCTCTTCTATATTGCTCCTTGGACCGTATACCTGCCTGGGCTTGCCATTTTATTTGCCGTTGTTGCCACTAACTTAGTTGGTGAGGGATTGCGCCATGCCATTAAACAAAGGGTGCAAAACTAG
- a CDS encoding peptide ABC transporter ATP-binding protein — protein sequence MNLLDIRNLSIELIGKHGRTLAVDRVSLAMKEGEVRGLVGESGSGKSLLAQAIVGVLSEKWHVTADRFHWRGKELLHLPLDERKAIISKDVAMIFQEPMACLDPTTTVGEQLEEAIASSMLSGNFWQRRKQRKEAAIKLLHKVGIKQHTYCSKSYPHQLTEAFCQRVMIAMALARRPKLLIADEPTAAMEATNQSQIFRLLASLNQLKNMSILLISHDLENITHWTNTITVMYSGQFVEAGTTEQIFDQPLHPYTQALLDSSLNANSNLPAKSRLMALPGSIPILQHLPIGCRLGPRCPRAQKACVNAPKVKNYHGHQVSCHYSLKELY from the coding sequence GTGAATTTATTAGACATCAGAAACTTATCCATTGAGCTGATCGGTAAACACGGCCGCACGCTGGCCGTTGATCGCGTTAGTCTTGCAATGAAAGAAGGGGAAGTGCGCGGTTTAGTGGGTGAATCTGGCTCGGGTAAGTCTTTGCTCGCCCAAGCCATTGTTGGCGTACTCAGCGAGAAATGGCACGTCACCGCTGACCGTTTTCACTGGCGCGGTAAAGAGCTTTTACACCTACCATTGGACGAGCGTAAAGCCATTATTAGTAAAGATGTGGCGATGATCTTTCAAGAGCCTATGGCTTGTTTAGACCCGACTACAACTGTCGGCGAGCAACTAGAAGAAGCCATCGCTAGCTCGATGCTCAGCGGCAACTTTTGGCAGCGCAGAAAACAACGTAAAGAGGCAGCAATAAAGCTGTTACATAAAGTGGGCATCAAGCAACACACTTATTGCAGTAAAAGTTACCCGCATCAGTTAACAGAAGCATTTTGTCAGCGTGTGATGATCGCAATGGCGTTGGCTAGGCGTCCTAAACTATTGATTGCAGACGAGCCAACCGCAGCAATGGAAGCGACTAACCAAAGTCAAATTTTCCGGTTGCTGGCGAGTTTGAATCAGCTCAAAAACATGTCGATTTTGCTGATCAGCCATGATCTGGAAAATATCACTCACTGGACAAATACCATTACCGTGATGTACAGCGGCCAGTTCGTCGAGGCTGGTACGACTGAGCAAATATTTGATCAACCGCTACACCCATATACGCAAGCATTACTTGATAGCAGCTTAAACGCAAACAGTAACTTACCGGCAAAATCGCGCTTAATGGCACTGCCCGGTAGTATCCCTATTTTACAGCACTTACCCATTGGCTGCCGCCTTGGTCCGCGCTGCCCGCGCGCACAAAAAGCCTGTGTAAATGCCCCCAAAGTAAAAAACTACCATGGCCATCAAGTTAGTTGTCATTACTCGTTGAAGGAATTGTATTAA
- a CDS encoding peptide ABC transporter ATP-binding protein — translation MAAQTALLDVSELSKVYKVRGSWFKRKEITALAPLSFTLQSYKTLAIVGEMGSGKSTLAKLLVGAESPTTGKIKLHGQLLEPGNFKQRCQYVRMIFQDSATTLNPALTIGQLLDEPLKLNTNLDEAERALLIRTTLLKVGMLAEHMNFYPHMFSGGQKQRISLARAIILSPQVVILDEALASLDPSLRSQMINLLLDLQQQMGLAFVLISHNLGIVRHFSDEVMVLCDGEVVEYGATAQVLQRPAHKYTKRLIMNQSAQIAGRR, via the coding sequence ATGGCCGCACAAACAGCGTTACTAGACGTTAGCGAGCTGAGTAAGGTATACAAGGTTCGCGGTAGCTGGTTCAAACGCAAAGAAATTACCGCCCTAGCCCCGCTGTCATTCACCTTGCAAAGTTATAAAACACTGGCAATTGTTGGTGAAATGGGCTCAGGCAAATCAACCCTGGCAAAACTATTGGTTGGTGCAGAGTCCCCCACCACAGGTAAAATAAAGTTACATGGCCAACTGCTTGAGCCTGGCAACTTTAAGCAGCGCTGCCAGTATGTTCGCATGATCTTTCAAGACTCAGCAACAACACTTAACCCCGCCTTAACCATAGGCCAACTGCTCGATGAACCGCTCAAACTCAATACAAACTTAGACGAAGCAGAGCGGGCACTACTTATTCGAACAACCTTACTGAAAGTGGGTATGTTGGCAGAGCATATGAACTTTTATCCTCATATGTTCTCTGGTGGTCAGAAGCAACGTATTTCACTGGCACGGGCAATTATTTTATCCCCTCAAGTTGTCATTCTTGATGAGGCGCTGGCTTCACTTGATCCATCATTGCGCTCACAAATGATTAATCTACTACTCGATCTGCAACAACAAATGGGATTGGCCTTTGTGCTTATCTCTCACAATTTAGGGATAGTCCGCCACTTTAGCGATGAAGTCATGGTACTCTGTGATGGTGAAGTGGTTGAGTACGGTGCAACTGCGCAGGTACTGCAGCGACCTGCCCATAAGTACACCAAAAGATTGATCATGAATCAAAGCGCTCAGATTGCCGGTCGACGTTAA
- a CDS encoding SurA N-terminal domain-containing protein, translating into MLENIRENSQGVIAKVILGFIILTFAVAGIGGYSSSVDTSVAEVNGEKISQQAFDQAYQAQRNRMAQQFGEMFDTLSADPSYMANFRSGVLDNLINEKLIDQSVRDLAIRVSDEDLKKTIREMPEFQVNGAFDNNRYLAIINQSGFFQSSDFRDYLRVELTRRQLSQALVTTEFSLPYQAEQLTALQSQLRDVKYATIAAEQFKAKVEVSEQEISEYYQNNQAMFENQEKVKLEYVALDVAEIAKTVDVSPEEVKTFYQENISEFTKQEQRRVSHILIEAGDDQAAAKQQAEALLARIQAGEDFAELAKAESADTFSGENGGDLEWIEPGVMDEAFDEAAFALTAGEVSGVVETSFGFHIIKLTELVAEQIQAFADVEQELMARVSNDKAQNQFFELQQELARVAFEFPDSLDDAAGAVNAQVKTSDWLARSGNPAPFDAPSVIDAAFSDLVLSENLNSDVIEVSDGVAMVVRLAEHQAADVKPLTEVSERIKAQLTNEKATAAAQTLVDELVAKYNAGDSIDADLTQVGSQFAEQTDVARFGSAVDTAIVKKAFTLPKPTDGAISAATATLANGDLAIVQVTAVKAGEGAVNPALAEQKANQLAKETYKGYIDSLKADAKISQREAIQETSTF; encoded by the coding sequence ATGTTAGAGAATATAAGAGAAAACTCTCAAGGAGTTATCGCTAAAGTCATCCTAGGCTTTATTATTTTGACCTTTGCCGTTGCTGGTATTGGCGGCTACAGCAGCAGTGTCGATACGTCTGTAGCTGAAGTGAATGGCGAAAAGATTTCACAACAAGCATTTGATCAGGCTTACCAAGCACAGCGCAATCGCATGGCGCAGCAGTTTGGTGAAATGTTTGATACCTTGTCTGCCGACCCAAGTTACATGGCGAACTTTCGCAGCGGCGTACTCGATAATTTAATTAACGAGAAGCTGATCGATCAGAGTGTGCGCGATTTGGCTATTCGCGTTTCTGATGAAGACTTAAAGAAAACCATCCGCGAAATGCCAGAGTTTCAAGTTAACGGTGCTTTTGACAACAACCGTTACTTAGCGATTATCAACCAATCAGGTTTCTTCCAATCTTCTGATTTTCGCGATTACTTGCGTGTTGAGTTAACTCGACGTCAGCTTAGCCAAGCATTAGTGACGACTGAGTTTAGCCTACCTTATCAAGCTGAGCAGCTGACCGCACTGCAAAGCCAACTTCGTGATGTAAAATATGCGACAATTGCAGCTGAGCAATTCAAAGCGAAAGTCGAAGTATCTGAGCAAGAAATCAGTGAGTACTACCAAAATAATCAAGCGATGTTTGAGAACCAAGAAAAGGTTAAGTTGGAGTACGTAGCACTTGATGTGGCTGAGATTGCCAAGACTGTTGATGTTTCACCAGAAGAAGTAAAAACCTTCTACCAAGAAAACATCAGTGAATTTACCAAGCAAGAGCAGCGCCGCGTATCACATATCCTAATTGAAGCTGGTGATGACCAAGCTGCCGCAAAACAGCAAGCAGAAGCTTTACTCGCCCGTATTCAAGCTGGTGAAGATTTTGCCGAGCTAGCTAAAGCTGAATCTGCTGATACATTTAGCGGTGAAAACGGTGGCGACCTTGAGTGGATTGAGCCTGGTGTCATGGACGAAGCATTCGACGAAGCGGCTTTTGCATTAACTGCTGGTGAGGTGAGTGGTGTGGTAGAAACTAGTTTCGGTTTTCACATCATTAAATTGACCGAGCTTGTTGCTGAGCAAATTCAAGCATTTGCAGATGTTGAACAAGAGTTAATGGCTCGCGTCAGTAACGATAAAGCACAGAACCAATTTTTTGAGCTACAACAAGAGCTAGCACGTGTTGCGTTTGAATTTCCTGATAGCTTAGACGATGCTGCTGGCGCGGTAAACGCGCAAGTAAAAACATCAGATTGGTTAGCCCGTAGTGGCAACCCTGCACCTTTCGATGCGCCAAGTGTTATCGATGCAGCATTTTCTGATTTAGTGCTAAGTGAAAACCTTAACTCTGACGTGATTGAAGTCTCTGACGGCGTTGCTATGGTCGTGCGCCTAGCCGAGCACCAAGCTGCAGACGTTAAGCCGCTTACCGAAGTTAGCGAGCGTATCAAAGCACAGTTAACTAATGAAAAAGCGACTGCTGCTGCACAGACGTTAGTCGACGAATTAGTGGCTAAGTACAACGCCGGCGATAGCATTGACGCAGACTTAACTCAAGTAGGTAGTCAATTTGCAGAGCAAACTGATGTGGCTCGATTCGGGAGCGCAGTAGATACTGCGATTGTGAAAAAGGCATTTACATTACCTAAACCGACTGACGGCGCTATTTCAGCAGCGACAGCGACTTTGGCAAATGGCGATTTAGCCATTGTCCAAGTGACAGCCGTAAAAGCGGGTGAAGGTGCAGTAAACCCAGCATTAGCTGAGCAAAAAGCGAATCAGCTAGCAAAAGAGACATACAAAGGTTATATCGACTCGTTAAAAGCGGATGCTAAGATTAGCCAACGTGAAGCGATTCAAGAAACGTCCACGTTCTAA
- the hupB gene encoding nucleoid-associated protein HU-beta translates to MNKSQLIEKIAAGADISKAAAGRALDSFIEAVTEELKNGEQVALVGFGTFSVRDRAARTGRNPQTGATIEISAAKIPSFKAGKALKDACN, encoded by the coding sequence GTGAATAAGTCTCAACTAATCGAGAAAATTGCTGCTGGCGCAGATATTTCAAAAGCTGCTGCTGGTCGTGCTTTAGACTCATTTATCGAAGCTGTTACTGAAGAATTGAAAAACGGTGAGCAAGTTGCTCTAGTTGGCTTCGGTACCTTCTCAGTACGTGACCGTGCAGCACGCACTGGCCGTAACCCACAAACTGGCGCAACGATTGAAATCTCTGCGGCTAAAATCCCATCTTTCAAAGCAGGTAAAGCTTTAAAAGACGCATGTAACTAA